The genomic stretch attatttaaaatatatttatactattATTGCTATTATCAACAtactattttaaatgcattatattttatatgtaatttttgtAACAGTAATTATATTAAGATGTCATTATACTTTTATTggttagaaataaaatattacctatgtttaaattatgttttaaaccGCAATCTGTTTGCCATTGTTTCTGTGGGGGCGTGTCAGGACTGGATGGAGGAGGGGCCCGTGTGCAAGGGGGCGGAGCATAGCGGAAGGGTGGGGTAGAACGCGCGTAAACGGTTGCACCCTGATTGCACGAGGTCGGTCAGACTCAGACAGCCGCATCAACATCATCCTCCTCCTTACACGCTGCTGAAACTCTTCCACGGTCCCGTTCCGGTTGCTTTCGGTGTGATAATGACGGACTGCGAGTTGTTCGAGATGACGTGGGGCAGCAGCGGGAGCAGCGGGAGCAGCGGATACTGCAGCCAGAGCGACTCCGAGCACGAGCACGAGCTCGAGCAATTCTACACCGCGCGCACGTCATTTAGAAAGACCAAAAAACGCAAGGAAAAAGTAAGACAGTAGTTAATGGTCATTAATTAATgtacctttgtttttttttgacgtTTTTGGGCGGCTTTGTGACTTTATAGTCCAGTTTGAACAGGAGAAAAACTGAACTAACGGATATATTGCGATTCAGTGTGCCAACAATGCGCGTGcgtgtttattttaaatgatgcttAAATCAACTCCCAATAATTTTCAGTAttgtaaacaattatttaaaagtataatcatcagttttaatcaaattatatatatatttttttcaaatatttgaattcttgtattatattttagatatttattagacgtgtgtgtgtgtgtgtgtgtgttggggggggggttcCTCTTCAAATGATCTCATGCTGAGTAGTTCTTTATGATTAACCAATCCAAGCATCACTGCTTTCTTGTTATGTCTCTTTATAGCAGTTAATCGGTTTAAAGACTTGAATCGTAATATACAAGATACAAGTGGACCAGGTTTGTTTTCATTCATGTGACGTCACTGAAACACACTGTGTAATAATCTAATGGTGCAATGCATTAAATTGTACATTATTGGAGGACTTTTTCTTTTGCATTCATGatttataaacaatacaatattttttttaatatgcattcatttttagattagaatataatatttatttgttaaatattaagtgtttattatatacttatttaatagctacttaaatttatatttaattatttcaatttatatggtacttttcacaatacagtaaaaaaaggaATATGTATTGTGAAACAGAATTAAATAGCACCATAtgaattaaacttaaaataatttaataataattagttaattagtactcacatttaatataataaatactttataaataaatCTCAAATATAGGAAACATTTTTTCTCCAcaaatttaattcaagtttatgttAATGGACTAACTGAAAGTCTGTGAATTATTCAGAAGCATCTAGAGtcgacgtgtgtgtgtgtgtatgagtgtgtgtgtgtgtaacagaatGTGTGTGTCACTTCCTGTCTGCTATTTCTGGATGAGGGATGGTTGTTTTCTCTGTGAATTGTGGGTAAAGGAATCCAGCTGGATCTGAAAGCCAATTTCAGACCCACTTTATGCCTCAGCCTGCGATTGTTCTGCTGTACAAACACAACCAGATATTGCAGTTCAACACAGTTGCATAAAAGTCAGACATTTATGTCAGAGTTCTTCAAAATCTGATCCTTAATGTTTGTATCTCAGGAAAACTGAGTTTAGGACTATGTTTTCCCACATGTTCTCTGTTTGTTATATCTTGAGGAGTGCATCAGCCGATCTGAGTCTGTCTTGAGGTTTCTTCTCCTCTCTCTTGTGCTCATGTGATGTGTCACACACTGTCCTGTCCTCTTGTCCTGCAGGATGAGCTAGTGGACTGGAGAAAACCAGAGCTGTCTGTCAGTGAAGTACAACAGAAAGTGAAAGAATACAACGCTCAGGTCAACAGCAACCTCTACATGGTCTTGGTAAGGAAACCTgtcagtctaaaaaaaaaaaagtaaatatattatacTGTTTTTTGTCATGGACTCCAGAACTCTTGAGTATGgcacaccatacttggccacgtcACATAACTTACATTCAAACCTGTGATATAttatcaaaattatatttatttattctaacaaataaaattagatgaatatgtttatttacatgtaataatattaatttagaaattgttatattatataaaaatgtatctattatataatctattagtttatataataacaaaatgtataaaatagaattgattaaaatgtgatattaattatatccttatatatatatatatttttttttttcttatgtaaatgcattattatttaagaTTAAATAGGTATTACCTAATTATTATTTAAGAGCAAATATAAgtaaattaattagatttttttattttatttaactatcgAGTAATTATGTGATATATAAAGTactgttttttataaaaaatgtttaaaaaatattaatacattatttacataatacatcatttataaattcataaaaatatttattcagtgGTTTTTGcaccacaataaaaaaatacataatttattatacattatgtcatatatatatatatatatatatatatatatatatatatatatatatatatatatatatatatatatatatatatatatatatatacacacacataaatacatatagtttttttttttgtctttttattataataactaactttaataaaacataattataaaacataagtgcaataatataaatgtataaaatattatattatgtatatttatttgtggtGTTTACCACAAGTATCACATTTCAGAGTGTAACTGTAAATGTTTTCTGGTCCTCTCCGTCAGAACCGTGATGGATCTTACACTGGCTTCATAAAGGTCCAGTTTAAGCTGGCCCGGCCCGTATCTCTCCCTCCTCCACAGATCACGTCCTCCTCCTCGGGACGAGAACACAAAGCACTGAAGCGTCGCACCTCATTCTACCTGCCCAGAGACACGGTCAAACACCTGCACGTCAGCTCCAGCACACGGGCCAAAGAGGTCATCCAGGCACTGCTGAAGAAATTCACCGTGGTGGACAATCCGGCCAAGTTCTCCCTGTTTGAACGCAGCGAGCGACAGAACCAAGGTGTGCTGAACTCACCGTTCCTAGTTTTCCACATCTATtcttataataaacaataaatatcatgttgtctttctcttttttagTGTACCTAAGGAAGTTAGCAGATGATGAGCGTCCGCTTTTCCTGCGTCTGTGTGCTGGACCCAACGAGAAAGTCCTCAGTTTAGTCCTTAAAGAGAATGAAACCGGGGAAGTCAATGTGAGTAAACAATCTTCTGAGAGGAACTCACTATCATTACGTGTTTAAATCCACACACATTTGAGGAATGACCAGCATGTTGTTTCTTCTGGCAGTGGGATGCGTTCAGTTTTCCTGAACTTCAGAACTTCCTGCGCATCCTGCAGCGTGAGGAGGAGGATCACGTGCGGCAGATCGTGCGGCGCTACACTGTGGCCAGAGACAAGATGAAAGAGGCTCTGAAGAACGTCAGCACGCCGGGCTGAAGGAAGCATGCTGAGGACGCTCATACACGGCTTATTACTGTCTGAATCCAGAGAGTGTGTGGAAGAGCCCTTTGTCCTGCAGTGGACATGAGGAGGGTTGTAAGCGCAGTGAGAGAGAGGATTAGCGTGTGTTTAATGGTGACTGGTGAGCGTGAGAGGACTGTGATGTTACACTAGAAGAAGTGCTGCAGTCGTATCTGTAGATCCAGCTGTGGAGTGACGTCGTTCCAGTGTGAGCCCTATTTTCAGCCTTGTAATAGGGAAAAAAAaaggggttattttttttttcctgtattaaaattacaatatttagtGATGCAGTACTTGTCAGATATTGAAGCTCCCAtgtatatattgaatatttatcaatgaaatgaaatgaaataaaatatttttcccttttatttgttgttgttgttgttgttgtttccaaGAACCatgaaattatatacatttaattaaagctgcagtaggtaacttttgtaaaaatatattttttacatatttgttaaacctgtcattatgtcctgacagtagaatatgagacagataatcaagctcctctggctcctcccagtgatcctattgccatttgcagaaatacgtCGCTCCTGGTataaaataaccaatcagagctgcgctccgtaactttgttcgtgttcaaaatgtagaaaaatttatataataagcgagtacaccatgaatccattttccaaaccgtgtttttagcttgtcctgaatcactagggtgcacctataataagtgtttatattcggactattttagattgtttcggggataccgcggcggagtaacccagtacctttgtgattcttcatagacataaacagagagaagtagttccggctacgatgttcttccgcaagacgcaagcagttctgtttattaaccgctagagcgtcaaaagttacctaccgcagctttaattacatttaatagtaATTACAAAACTTTAAGCATGGAAAGTAGCACTTTTGTTACATTGATAGAAAGGGAAATCATTTAGTTTTCAAgaaattttctatttgaaaaaatGTCTGCCATTGAATACTTCACAGTGCgacaatgtaattaaaaaagcagtatttttttgataaaaattatttgtgttaaattattttgtaactgatatgcccaaccatttttaattatttcttacTTTATTCTGACTTTTAAAAAATTCCATCAGTGTTGTAATTCCAAAGTTGGGTGCTTATCATACAGAAAAATAgacggtttcaaaaaatagctttaaaaaatagatatacagcgacacaaaaaaaaaaaaaaaaaaaaaaaaacgacaataataaatcaaatttgacaaaaaagacttttattttagcCATTGTCCTCACCGGAGTGCTGCCACGTAATTTCCGGTTTCAGCCGGATGAACAGCTGAGCGTGTCTTGATTCTCTGATCTGCGGCGGTTCGTCTGTGAGTGGCTTTACACACTCAATAAATCAGTTTACACCGGCGTTAATTCGCACTATTTCCGCTGCTCTGCTTCATTTAACATCAGACACTTCGTTCAAGTAAGCGTCAtcattataaatatgaataactGTATGTTACAGACACAAACGTTGTAGGACATTATGATGATGTTAGCCATATTAGCATAAAAGCTACAt from Carassius gibelio isolate Cgi1373 ecotype wild population from Czech Republic chromosome A22, carGib1.2-hapl.c, whole genome shotgun sequence encodes the following:
- the LOC127942401 gene encoding ras association domain-containing protein 1-like isoform X2, which gives rise to MAKSELIELQDLTPDDRIELAPPLSRAGPTLERWSKGKVVRMVGERVRLEDPDWLTCKPGWGHDFQPCSQTQLSWCDLCGEFIWGLYRQSLRCTHCNYTCHYRCQPFIQLDCSLNCDAVSEQLNCCEDTIETDTNVDELVDWRKPELSVSEVQQKVKEYNAQVNSNLYMVLITSSSSGREHKALKRRTSFYLPRDTVKHLHVSSSTRAKEVIQALLKKFTVVDNPAKFSLFERSERQNQVYLRKLADDERPLFLRLCAGPNEKVLSLVLKENETGEVNWDAFSFPELQNFLRILQREEEDHVRQIVRRYTVARDKMKEALKNVSTPG
- the LOC127942401 gene encoding ras association domain-containing protein 1-like isoform X1, which encodes MAKSELIELQDLTPDDRIELAPPLSRAGPTLERWSKGKVVRMVGERVRLEDPDWLTCKPGWGHDFQPCSQTQLSWCDLCGEFIWGLYRQSLRCTHCNYTCHYRCQPFIQLDCSLNCDAVSEQLNCCEDTIETDTNVDELVDWRKPELSVSEVQQKVKEYNAQVNSNLYMVLNRDGSYTGFIKVQFKLARPVSLPPPQITSSSSGREHKALKRRTSFYLPRDTVKHLHVSSSTRAKEVIQALLKKFTVVDNPAKFSLFERSERQNQVYLRKLADDERPLFLRLCAGPNEKVLSLVLKENETGEVNWDAFSFPELQNFLRILQREEEDHVRQIVRRYTVARDKMKEALKNVSTPG
- the LOC127942401 gene encoding ras association domain-containing protein 1-like isoform X3; translated protein: MTDCELFEMTWGSSGSSGSSGYCSQSDSEHEHELEQFYTARTSFRKTKKRKEKDELVDWRKPELSVSEVQQKVKEYNAQVNSNLYMVLNRDGSYTGFIKVQFKLARPVSLPPPQITSSSSGREHKALKRRTSFYLPRDTVKHLHVSSSTRAKEVIQALLKKFTVVDNPAKFSLFERSERQNQVYLRKLADDERPLFLRLCAGPNEKVLSLVLKENETGEVNWDAFSFPELQNFLRILQREEEDHVRQIVRRYTVARDKMKEALKNVSTPG